In a single window of the Littorina saxatilis isolate snail1 linkage group LG3, US_GU_Lsax_2.0, whole genome shotgun sequence genome:
- the LOC138962361 gene encoding anti-sigma-I factor RsgI6-like — translation MRVVVVLAMVVALVAVVSGELLKNTNMENKYNWDCWNFQCDLTSDRHGGSHGLLSSYRKNTYDGPSQWISVVRGHSYSASGFIKLTIDLSHGQDLQLEVDFEFSDGSHEYVTAASRSNMRTSNGWVHLSGNFDVPNKPLAKARIYFQGPQPGCNFVVDDASVTERSGGGGGGTHTQQSTNSNIDKLRKSDINIRVSTSGSVNKNDVKIRVVQKKKAFPFGTAVNAGRYNDQHLGGYRDFIHKHFNWAVPENALKWPSIEPNRGQKNYQPALDMIHGLKSHGLKVRGHNLVWSVDQWVQGWIKQLSGNTLRTVVQQHIQETMGKTKGLLEHWDVNNENLHGWWFQTRLGDNDYNLELFRIAHKTDSHVKLFLNDYNVVANSGSTNDYLKQAQWFKQSNVGLYGVGCQGHFGNEEDPNPDGIKQRLDTLAHAGLPIWITELDVQAQDENKRADFYERALTAMYGHHAVEGILIWGFWDQQHWRGAKASLVDGSNFHVNAAGRRVIDLLENRWMTDETHTLSSSGDHFTVRGFHGDYELHVLYQGHDLGNLKKTFSLGKSAHTETVNIHV, via the exons atgagggtcgtggtggtgtTGGCGATGGTGGTGGCGCTGGTGGCTGTGGTCAGTGGTGAGCTGCTGAAAAACACGAACATGGAGAATAAATACAACTGGGACTGCTGGAACTTCCAGTGTGATCTGACCAGCGACAGGCATGGGGGCAGTCATGGTCTGCTGAGCTCCTACAG AAAAAACACCTACGACGGACCCTCACAGTGGATAAGTGTGGTGCGAGGTCACTCTTACAGCGCCAGTGGCTTCATCAAACTGACCATAGACTTGAGCCATGGTCAAGACCTGCAGCTGGAAGTGGATTTTGAGTTTTCTG ATGGCTCTCACGAGTATGTGACCGCGGCCTCTCGGTCCAACATGAGAACGTCTAACGGTTGGGTCCATCTCTCGGGCAACTTTGATGTTCCCAACAAAC CTTTGGCCAAAGCACGCATCTACTTCCAAGGGCCGCAACCAGGGTGTAACTTCGTCGTCGATGACGCATCGGTTACTGAACgctcggggggagggggaggtggcACTCACACTCAACAATCCACTAACAGCAACATCGACAAACTGCGCAAGAGTGACATCAATATCAG GGTTTCTACATCCGGGAGCGTCAACAAGAATGACGTGAAAATCCGG GTGGTGCAGAAGAAGAAAGCGTTTCCATTCGGGACGGCGGTCAATGCTGGCCGCTACAACGACCAACACCTTGGGGGCTACAGGGACTTCATCCACAAACATTTCAACTGGGCCGTGCCAGAGAACGCCCTCAAGTGGCCCTCCATCGAGCCCAATAGG GGTCAGAAAAATTACCAACCTGCCCTTGACATGATTCACGGCTTGAAAAGCCACGG gCTGAAGGTGAGAGGTCACAACCTGGTGTGGTCAGTGGACCAGTGGGTGCAGGGCTGGATCAAGCAGCTGAGCGGCAACACGCTCCGTACCGTCGTCCAGCAACACATCCAGGAGACCATGGGCAAAACAAAAGGACT ACTGGAGCACTGGGACGTAAACAACGAGAACCTTCACGGTTGGTGGTTCCAGACACGCCTGGGTGACAATGACTACAACTTGGAGCTCTTCCGCATCGCCCACAAGACAGATTCCCATGTCAAGCTCTTCCTCAACGACTACAATGTCGTGGCAAATTCCGGCTCCACAAAT GACTACCTGAAGCAGGCCCAGTGGTTCAAGCAGTCCAACGTGGGTCTGTACGGAGTAGGCTGTCAAGGGCATTTTGGCAACGAGGAGGATCCCAATCCGGATGGCATCAAG CAACGCCTGGATACGCTAGCACACGCAGGTCTGCCCATCTGGATCACAGAGCTAGACGTACAGGCCCAGGACGAGAACAAGAGAGCGGATTTCTACGAAAGGGCGCTGACAGCTATGTACGGTCACCATGCTGTTGAAGGCATCCTCATCTGGGGATTCTGGGACCAGCAGCACTGGCGTGGGGCTAAAGCTTCTCTTGTAGACGGCAGCAACTTTCAT GTTAACGCTGCCGGTCGCCGTGTCATTGACCTTCTGGAAAACCGCTGGATGACGGACGAGACGCACACGCTCTCCAGCTCCGGCGACCACTTCACTGTGCGTGGTTTCCATGGCGACTACGAGCTGCACGTCCTCTATCAAGGTCATGACCTTGGAAATCTGAAGAAGACCTTCAGCTTGGGCAAATCTGCACACACTGAGACGGTTAATATCCACGTGTAG